A single Nisaea sp. DNA region contains:
- a CDS encoding YicC/YloC family endoribonuclease encodes MAINSMTGYARVEGTHDAGDGAAQWQWSWEVKSVNGKGLDIRFRLPGGFDALEIPARKLIGTKLGRGSLSVSLMLSRQTTSKALTVNRELIEQILDLQTTLEAEGKIYPSPPRLDSLLSVRGILETEEEPAQDPAHKEALIAALLAGLETVLKPLSEMRGEEGVHLGTMLTAHLDTLAGLSKAAKDTADLQPGQQRERMKQQIAEILEQSPPVSEERLGQELALLATKADIREEVDRLDAHVAACRDLVSAGGVIGRKLDFICQELNRESNTICSKAASLALTNIGLELKSTVEQFREQVQNVE; translated from the coding sequence CGGGTTATGCCCGTGTCGAGGGAACCCATGACGCTGGAGACGGCGCCGCGCAATGGCAGTGGAGCTGGGAGGTCAAATCGGTCAACGGCAAGGGCCTCGATATCCGCTTCCGCCTGCCCGGCGGCTTCGACGCGCTGGAGATACCGGCGCGCAAACTGATCGGCACAAAACTCGGTCGCGGCTCGCTTTCGGTGTCCCTGATGCTCTCCCGACAGACAACGTCCAAGGCGCTGACGGTGAACCGGGAGCTGATCGAGCAGATCCTCGACCTCCAGACCACGCTTGAGGCCGAGGGCAAGATCTATCCGTCCCCCCCGCGTCTCGACAGCCTGTTGTCCGTACGCGGCATTCTGGAGACGGAGGAAGAGCCGGCGCAGGACCCGGCGCATAAGGAAGCGCTGATCGCGGCGCTTTTGGCCGGACTCGAAACGGTGCTGAAGCCTCTGTCGGAAATGCGCGGTGAGGAGGGCGTCCATCTTGGCACAATGCTGACGGCCCATCTCGACACGCTCGCAGGGCTCTCCAAGGCGGCCAAGGATACGGCGGACCTGCAGCCAGGCCAGCAGCGTGAGCGGATGAAGCAGCAGATCGCCGAGATCCTCGAACAATCACCACCTGTCTCCGAAGAGCGGCTGGGCCAGGAGCTGGCACTGCTGGCGACCAAGGCGGATATCCGCGAGGAAGTCGACCGTCTGGACGCCCATGTCGCGGCCTGCCGGGACCTGGTGAGCGCCGGTGGCGTGATCGGCCGGAAGCTCGATTTCATCTGTCAGGAGCTGAACCGGGAGAGCAACACGATCTGCTCCAAGGCGGCTTCCCTTGCGCTCACCAATATCGGCCTTGAGCTGAAATCGACGGTCGAGCAGTTCCGCGAGCAGGTTCAAAACGTCGAATGA
- the gmk gene encoding guanylate kinase codes for MSDEFYPDMQRRGLMLVLSSPSGAGKTSISRRLLETEDELTMSVSATTRPRRPGEVDGVDYHFIDQTEFQLMINRGEFLEYAKVFDNYYGTPRGPVDDVLSGGKDVLFDIDWQGTQQVADAARDDLVSVFILPPSTHELERRLMGRAQDSAEVVAQRMSKAADEISHYREYDYIIVNRDLDESVEAVRAILTAERLKRDRRLGLTDFVKLLREGR; via the coding sequence ATGTCTGACGAATTTTATCCCGATATGCAGCGCCGTGGCCTGATGCTGGTGCTGTCTTCCCCGTCCGGTGCCGGCAAGACCTCGATTTCCCGCCGCCTTCTCGAAACCGAGGACGAACTGACCATGTCCGTCTCGGCCACTACACGGCCCCGGCGGCCGGGGGAGGTCGACGGCGTCGATTACCACTTCATCGACCAGACCGAGTTCCAGTTGATGATCAACCGGGGCGAGTTCCTGGAATACGCCAAGGTCTTCGACAATTACTACGGCACGCCGCGCGGCCCGGTGGACGATGTTCTGAGCGGCGGCAAGGACGTGCTGTTCGATATAGACTGGCAGGGCACCCAGCAGGTCGCCGACGCCGCCCGTGACGATCTTGTCAGCGTCTTCATCCTGCCGCCCTCGACCCACGAGTTGGAACGCCGCCTGATGGGCCGCGCGCAGGACAGTGCCGAGGTTGTCGCTCAGCGCATGTCAAAGGCTGCGGACGAAATCAGCCATTACCGTGAATACGATTACATCATCGTCAACCGCGATCTCGACGAAAGCGTCGAGGCAGTCCGCGCTATCCTCACCGCCGAACGCCTGAAACGCGACCGGCGGCTTGGGCTGACGGATTTCGTGAAGTTGTTGAGGGAAGGGCGTTAG
- a CDS encoding GSCFA domain-containing protein, producing MLPRPHKYPQNIDDFSNFPKFIRTAFSDYAEKSEKIIRKDSKILAQGSCFAGNIIESLIKLGLTNCDHFDISENFNNTFANKAIIDLLTQETITDKNREWISKILRKNSFEEAKHKIQNAEIIILTFGVSIVLINPETGEIQNKPGKNSNGIMTTVSENAKNIESIINKIKKINTNCKIFITLSPIPLHATFLKKNVFVDDFLSKSTIRLAIEEAKNKFQNDVIYWPSFEIVRWSNIHFPPSFGGPNKYMSWPGHPRHPNPSIISETMKFFLDVYGDVTTSS from the coding sequence ATGCTTCCTAGGCCACATAAGTACCCACAAAACATAGACGATTTTTCAAATTTTCCTAAATTCATAAGAACAGCATTTTCTGATTACGCTGAAAAATCAGAAAAAATCATAAGAAAAGATTCGAAAATATTAGCGCAAGGGTCTTGCTTTGCAGGAAATATAATTGAATCACTAATAAAATTAGGCCTCACTAATTGTGATCACTTTGATATATCAGAAAATTTTAACAATACATTTGCTAACAAAGCCATTATCGATTTACTTACGCAAGAAACAATAACAGATAAAAATCGAGAATGGATATCAAAAATACTACGAAAAAATTCATTCGAAGAAGCTAAACATAAAATTCAAAATGCCGAAATCATTATACTCACTTTTGGTGTATCTATTGTATTAATAAACCCAGAAACAGGGGAGATTCAAAACAAACCGGGGAAAAATTCAAATGGAATAATGACAACTGTTTCAGAAAACGCTAAAAATATCGAAAGCATCATAAATAAAATAAAAAAAATAAATACTAATTGCAAAATATTTATCACACTTTCCCCAATCCCCCTTCATGCGACATTTTTAAAGAAAAATGTTTTTGTTGATGATTTTCTTTCGAAATCGACGATACGGCTCGCGATTGAAGAAGCGAAAAACAAATTTCAAAATGATGTTATTTATTGGCCGTCGTTCGAAATAGTAAGATGGTCAAACATTCACTTTCCCCCAAGCTTCGGAGGACCGAACAAATACATGTCATGGCCCGGACACCCAAGACATCCAAACCCCAGCATAATATCAGAAACGATGAAGTTTTTCCTTGATGTTTACGGAGACGTCACCACTTCTTCTTAA
- a CDS encoding glycosyltransferase, with product MASKPKTSSKPTAVVILGMHRSGTSALTRVCNILGVNLSDNLLPPAEGNNETGFWEHLGAVVTNEELLVAFDMFWDDPRALPDGWTETEAAQAAREKILAFLKTDFGTAPLWGIKDPRMCRLMPLWDPVIEELGAEPAYIIMQRHPLEVVRSLHQRDGLSNGRGMVLWLRHVIEAERATRGKRRAFVSYDALMQDWQPAVEGLAEQLGLPLDKVTDESRAEIEKFIRPGLRHFAFHDTELYGSATLARWTGRVFAACRALEQDPQDPAALADIDMVARDLDQAGSYFDDIVAEGAPREKKQRAEIVDLHRKLAEREAWATEQLSRVEERETRLIERDARLVQRDAQIASLSRELDAGLEAQRQTISELRIENSRLHREIQFIARTWSWRLTRPFRGLSRIALRSLGAVRVMTHDMTVSGPVNAEPLGDNKFRALKPNPQLVLASPWRFFPRGWVEITYEIEANRIAAPFLFADTGQGFEEANRFRLPPTRNGFGRAIVRLPNHVFSLRLDPVHFVGPFKIKSFRIREVSRIGLGLTVLARRLRQIASDRDTRKRVFERLCEVVRKRDGTALWQGLAREATNPLASYTHWYETYAQLGPDDITAIRRHIKALSHQPLISIVMPTYNTPPALLEAAVKSVRDQLYENWELCIADDASTSEETKATLARLAAEDDRIKVTWREKNGHISAASNSALELATGDYIALLDHDDELTVHALYMMAVEINEHPDADILYSDEDKIDGNGDYFAPYFKTDWAPDMFLGQNLINHLGVYRRALVEKVGGFRLGYEGSQDYDLALRIIEQTEPENIRHIPHVLYHWRAAEGSTALAEDEKTYTGDASLRAIQDHLDRCAIKGKVVQGRDVYSQRVIYDLPETLPKVSLIIPTRNRVELLRDAVEGIRSKNDYTNWEIIVVDNGSDEDETLDYFREIEKDARIRVHRDDGAFNYSRLNNDAARLATGEIIGLVNNDIEPINEDWLSEMVRQVTQPGVGAVGAKLYYDNDTLQHGGVIVGLGGVAGHFDKRLDRESRGYFGRAMLVQNFSAVTAACLLVPRAIFEEVGGLDEQKLAVAFNDVDFCLKIRHAGYRIVWTPYAELYHYESVSRGDDEAPEKKARFNREAEVMRERWATDCEHDPFYNPNLTLDFERPVLADPPRTTRPWNAFYDLEDLENEVSSGAA from the coding sequence ATGGCATCCAAACCCAAGACCTCAAGCAAACCGACAGCAGTCGTTATTCTCGGCATGCACCGGAGCGGCACGTCAGCACTGACCCGTGTCTGCAACATCCTCGGGGTCAACCTGAGCGACAATCTGCTGCCGCCGGCCGAGGGCAATAACGAGACCGGGTTCTGGGAGCATCTGGGCGCCGTCGTGACCAACGAGGAATTGCTGGTCGCGTTCGACATGTTCTGGGACGACCCGCGCGCCCTGCCGGACGGCTGGACGGAGACGGAGGCGGCGCAGGCCGCGCGCGAGAAGATCCTCGCCTTCCTGAAGACCGATTTCGGCACGGCGCCGCTCTGGGGCATCAAGGACCCGCGCATGTGCCGACTGATGCCGCTCTGGGATCCGGTCATCGAAGAGCTGGGCGCCGAACCCGCCTACATCATCATGCAGCGGCATCCGCTCGAGGTCGTCCGCTCCCTGCACCAGCGCGACGGTCTTTCGAACGGCCGCGGCATGGTGCTCTGGCTCCGGCATGTGATCGAGGCGGAGCGGGCAACACGGGGCAAGCGCCGCGCCTTCGTCAGCTACGATGCCCTGATGCAGGATTGGCAGCCGGCGGTCGAAGGCCTTGCCGAACAGCTCGGTCTGCCGCTCGACAAGGTCACCGACGAGTCCCGCGCCGAGATCGAGAAATTCATCCGCCCCGGCCTGCGCCATTTCGCCTTTCACGATACCGAGCTTTACGGCTCCGCCACGCTCGCCCGCTGGACCGGCCGCGTCTTCGCCGCCTGCCGCGCGCTGGAACAGGACCCGCAGGACCCAGCGGCCCTTGCCGATATCGACATGGTGGCGCGCGACCTCGATCAGGCGGGCAGCTATTTCGACGATATCGTCGCCGAAGGGGCGCCGCGCGAGAAAAAGCAGCGCGCGGAGATCGTCGACCTGCACCGCAAGCTGGCCGAGCGGGAAGCCTGGGCGACGGAACAGCTCAGCCGCGTCGAGGAACGCGAAACACGCCTGATCGAGCGTGACGCCCGGCTGGTGCAGCGCGACGCCCAGATCGCCAGCCTGTCGAGAGAACTCGATGCCGGGCTGGAGGCGCAGCGGCAAACCATCAGCGAATTGCGGATCGAGAATTCCCGGCTGCATCGGGAAATCCAGTTCATCGCCCGGACCTGGTCCTGGCGCCTGACACGGCCGTTCCGCGGCCTGTCCCGCATCGCGCTCCGGAGCCTCGGTGCGGTCCGCGTCATGACCCACGACATGACGGTCAGTGGCCCGGTCAACGCGGAGCCGCTCGGCGACAACAAGTTCCGGGCCCTGAAACCCAATCCCCAGCTGGTGCTGGCCTCTCCCTGGCGGTTCTTCCCGCGGGGCTGGGTCGAGATCACCTACGAGATCGAGGCGAACCGCATCGCCGCGCCGTTCCTGTTCGCGGATACCGGACAGGGCTTCGAGGAAGCGAACCGGTTTCGCCTGCCGCCGACCCGCAACGGCTTCGGCCGGGCCATCGTCCGGCTGCCGAACCACGTCTTCTCCCTGCGCCTCGATCCGGTGCATTTCGTCGGCCCGTTCAAGATCAAGTCGTTCCGCATCCGCGAGGTCAGCCGCATCGGACTCGGCCTCACCGTGCTCGCCCGCCGGCTGCGCCAGATCGCCAGCGACCGCGACACCCGCAAGCGGGTTTTCGAGCGCCTCTGCGAAGTGGTGCGCAAGCGGGACGGGACGGCCCTCTGGCAGGGCCTCGCCCGGGAGGCGACAAACCCGCTGGCCAGCTACACCCACTGGTACGAGACCTATGCCCAGCTCGGCCCGGACGACATCACCGCGATCAGGCGCCATATCAAGGCACTCTCGCACCAGCCGCTGATCTCGATCGTGATGCCGACCTACAACACGCCACCGGCCCTGCTGGAAGCGGCGGTCAAATCCGTCCGCGATCAGCTTTACGAGAACTGGGAGCTGTGCATCGCCGACGATGCCTCGACCTCGGAGGAGACGAAAGCCACCCTCGCCCGGCTCGCCGCCGAGGACGACCGGATCAAGGTGACCTGGCGCGAGAAGAACGGCCATATCTCCGCCGCCTCCAACAGTGCCCTCGAACTGGCGACCGGCGACTATATCGCCCTGCTCGATCATGACGACGAGCTGACGGTGCACGCGCTCTACATGATGGCGGTCGAGATCAACGAGCATCCGGACGCGGACATCCTCTATTCGGACGAGGACAAGATCGACGGGAACGGCGACTATTTCGCACCCTATTTCAAGACCGACTGGGCCCCGGACATGTTCCTCGGCCAGAACCTGATCAACCATCTCGGAGTCTATCGCCGGGCGCTGGTCGAGAAGGTCGGCGGCTTCCGGCTGGGCTACGAAGGCAGCCAGGATTACGATCTGGCGCTGCGGATCATCGAACAGACCGAACCGGAGAATATCCGGCACATCCCGCACGTGCTCTATCACTGGCGCGCGGCCGAAGGCTCGACCGCGCTGGCCGAGGACGAGAAGACCTATACCGGCGATGCATCGCTCCGGGCCATCCAGGATCATCTCGACCGCTGCGCCATCAAAGGCAAGGTGGTGCAGGGCCGCGACGTTTACAGCCAGCGGGTGATCTACGACCTGCCCGAGACCCTGCCGAAAGTCAGCCTGATCATCCCGACCCGCAACCGGGTCGAGCTGCTGCGGGACGCGGTCGAGGGCATCCGCTCGAAGAACGATTACACGAACTGGGAAATCATCGTCGTCGACAATGGCAGCGACGAGGACGAGACCCTCGACTATTTCCGCGAGATCGAAAAAGACGCGCGCATCCGGGTGCACCGGGATGACGGCGCGTTCAACTATTCCCGCTTGAACAACGACGCGGCGCGGCTGGCTACCGGTGAGATCATCGGCCTGGTCAACAACGATATCGAGCCGATCAACGAGGACTGGCTGTCCGAGATGGTCCGCCAGGTGACCCAGCCGGGCGTCGGCGCGGTCGGGGCCAAGCTCTATTACGACAACGACACCCTGCAGCATGGCGGCGTGATCGTCGGACTCGGCGGCGTTGCCGGGCATTTCGACAAGCGGCTGGACCGGGAAAGCCGGGGCTATTTCGGCCGCGCCATGCTGGTTCAGAACTTCTCCGCCGTGACCGCCGCCTGCCTGCTGGTACCGCGCGCGATCTTCGAGGAGGTCGGCGGGCTGGACGAACAGAAGCTGGCCGTCGCCTTCAACGACGTCGATTTCTGCCTGAAGATCCGCCATGCGGGCTACCGCATCGTCTGGACCCCCTATGCCGAACTGTACCATTACGAGTCGGTCAGCCGGGGCGACGACGAGGCGCCGGAGAAGAAAGCCCGCTTCAACCGCGAGGCGGAAGTCATGCGGGAACGCTGGGCGACCGACTGCGAGCACGACCCGTTTTACAACCCGAACCTGACCCTCGACTTCGAACGCCCGGTCCTGGCCGACCCGCCACGCACGACACGGCCGTGGAACGCGTTTTACGATCTTGAGGATCTGGAGAACGAGGTCAGCAGTGGGGCGGCCTGA
- a CDS encoding sulfotransferase: MLDKIIDRFFVRQDTSAPLLIGATGGSGTRALHGALAEAGFFVGTRLNHAGDAMDFEPFLDEIINPVLRETRSLDYALDQLSDGTRTAAKRGFKVALKTYTAELPQKAGHWGWKNPRSMYILPIIAAACPGMSFLHLVRDGRDMALSDNQNQPNKHYEALFGEAYGDATPEFAIKLWARANSQVADWGERELGSRYMRIRFEDLCAAPGKVLAGALINGGIEPALAGRVGAGADSVIRTPSSVGRWRSLPEDEARALTEKATDALERFGYLS; encoded by the coding sequence GTGCTCGACAAGATTATCGACAGGTTTTTCGTTCGCCAGGACACGAGTGCGCCCCTGCTGATCGGCGCCACAGGCGGGTCCGGAACCCGGGCCCTGCATGGCGCACTGGCGGAGGCCGGCTTTTTCGTCGGCACCCGGCTCAATCATGCCGGCGACGCGATGGATTTCGAGCCTTTCCTGGACGAGATCATCAATCCGGTTCTGCGGGAAACCCGTTCTCTCGATTACGCGCTAGACCAGTTGTCCGACGGAACACGCACAGCAGCGAAACGCGGTTTCAAGGTGGCCCTGAAGACATACACCGCCGAGTTGCCACAAAAGGCCGGGCATTGGGGCTGGAAGAATCCCCGCAGCATGTACATCCTCCCGATTATTGCCGCGGCCTGCCCGGGCATGAGCTTCCTGCATCTGGTGCGCGACGGGCGCGACATGGCGCTGAGCGACAACCAGAATCAGCCCAACAAACATTATGAAGCCCTGTTCGGCGAGGCCTATGGCGACGCCACTCCGGAATTTGCCATCAAGCTCTGGGCGCGCGCCAACAGTCAGGTAGCGGATTGGGGCGAGCGGGAACTCGGCAGCCGCTATATGCGCATCCGATTCGAAGACCTTTGTGCCGCGCCCGGAAAGGTTCTCGCCGGTGCCTTGATCAATGGCGGCATCGAGCCTGCCCTCGCCGGGCGCGTCGGCGCCGGAGCCGATTCGGTGATCCGGACACCCTCTTCCGTCGGCCGATGGCGCAGCCTGCCGGAAGACGAAGCGCGTGCCCTGACGGAGAAGGCCACCGACGCATTGGAAAGATTCGGTTACCTATCCTGA
- a CDS encoding type I secretion system permease/ATPase yields the protein MAGADQPVTVNRLMRACYTALMSAGIFSFAVNMLMLTLPVFMFQVFDRVLASRSEATLYLLLGIAAFTLCIQASLDTIRAYAFVRISGWIDRRIGPILLSSIITDALDRGSQPNSNPLRSLGTLRMFLTGPGMLTMLDLPWVPVFMALIFFINPHMGVAAIGGAVVMLVLGIVNDRMTRPALNAAQEFSSKAYSAAESAVRNAAVVESMGMRRNVMARWHRENEKVLTLQGRASDRAAILSSMSKSARMLIQMVIMTVAVLQIIDPSVDMTPGMMIACSLILGRALQPVEMGISQARQLVDALAAYKSIETALVNAQSGMHRMELPAPKGHLVLENVGYQPRGAPRPILQRISLEVKPGEALGVVGPSAAGKSTLARLIVGVEKPHVGHVRLDGSDIFNWDTGSLGKHVGFMPQDIELFGGSVAENIARLDADPDPEKVIDAAKLAGLHELILQLPNGYDTDIGNAGAILSGGQRQRVALARALYGDPSLVVLDEPNSNLDSKGDEALANAVNVLKERGATVIMITHRVQTLANMNQLLVLQDGMINKYGSRDEVLASAGMGSASPSGPPPSSGGANPSTAQPAPAKPAPAKAEAGTPEVERRRMPSPPQAGPGPALRGVPAAASLPPPPRVPELPSARRARSGKTTPPTLQPGTGHGVRPQLGQGSAQAMEILAARPSAGSGAPTSPKESDDSAPMIRPPKMEATVRLQPPPAGPARPAPKPANTQEPRAAKPVEQPSVPRPLSPPPPANARPVAALNIADIQSISGRPRAKQ from the coding sequence ATGGCAGGGGCGGATCAGCCCGTAACCGTAAATCGGTTGATGCGAGCCTGCTACACGGCCTTGATGTCGGCTGGCATTTTCAGTTTCGCCGTCAATATGCTGATGCTGACCCTGCCGGTCTTCATGTTCCAGGTGTTCGACCGGGTGCTGGCAAGCCGCAGCGAGGCAACGCTTTATCTGCTGCTTGGTATTGCCGCGTTCACGCTCTGCATCCAGGCGTCGCTTGATACGATTCGCGCTTACGCCTTCGTACGGATCAGTGGCTGGATCGACCGCCGTATCGGCCCCATCCTGCTCTCCTCGATCATCACCGATGCGCTCGATCGGGGCAGCCAGCCGAACAGTAACCCGTTGCGCTCGCTCGGAACGCTCCGGATGTTCCTCACGGGACCCGGTATGCTCACCATGCTGGATTTGCCGTGGGTGCCGGTTTTCATGGCCCTTATTTTCTTTATCAATCCGCATATGGGGGTGGCGGCAATAGGCGGCGCTGTTGTCATGCTGGTGCTCGGCATCGTTAACGACCGGATGACGCGGCCGGCACTCAATGCGGCACAGGAGTTCTCCTCCAAGGCCTATTCGGCAGCGGAATCCGCTGTTCGTAATGCGGCGGTCGTCGAGAGTATGGGGATGCGCCGGAACGTCATGGCGCGCTGGCATCGGGAAAACGAAAAGGTTCTCACCCTGCAAGGGCGGGCAAGTGATCGTGCCGCCATCCTCAGTTCGATGTCGAAGTCCGCACGGATGCTGATCCAGATGGTCATCATGACCGTCGCCGTCCTGCAGATCATCGATCCGTCCGTCGACATGACGCCGGGCATGATGATCGCCTGTTCGCTGATCCTCGGGCGCGCGTTGCAGCCGGTTGAGATGGGAATCAGTCAGGCTCGCCAGCTGGTCGATGCGCTGGCGGCGTACAAGAGTATCGAGACGGCGCTGGTCAATGCCCAGTCCGGCATGCACCGGATGGAACTGCCGGCACCGAAAGGGCATCTGGTTCTGGAGAATGTCGGATATCAGCCGCGCGGTGCGCCACGGCCGATCCTTCAGCGCATCAGCCTTGAGGTCAAGCCGGGTGAGGCGCTCGGCGTCGTTGGTCCGTCCGCTGCCGGAAAGTCCACGCTGGCGCGTCTTATCGTAGGGGTCGAAAAGCCGCATGTCGGGCATGTCCGGCTAGACGGTTCCGATATCTTTAATTGGGATACGGGGAGCCTCGGCAAGCATGTCGGCTTCATGCCGCAGGATATCGAGCTGTTCGGCGGATCCGTCGCGGAGAATATCGCGCGTCTCGATGCCGATCCGGATCCGGAGAAGGTGATCGATGCGGCGAAACTTGCCGGTCTGCACGAGTTGATCCTGCAGCTGCCCAATGGCTATGACACCGATATCGGCAATGCCGGTGCAATCCTCTCCGGCGGCCAGCGGCAGCGTGTTGCGCTTGCCCGGGCGCTTTACGGCGACCCGTCTCTCGTGGTCCTGGATGAGCCGAACTCGAACCTGGATTCCAAAGGCGATGAAGCGCTTGCGAATGCGGTTAATGTCCTCAAGGAGCGCGGCGCCACCGTCATCATGATCACGCATAGGGTCCAGACCTTGGCGAACATGAATCAGTTGCTGGTTCTGCAGGATGGCATGATCAATAAATACGGCTCCCGCGATGAGGTGCTGGCGAGTGCCGGTATGGGATCGGCTTCTCCCTCTGGCCCCCCTCCGTCGTCGGGTGGGGCCAATCCGTCAACTGCACAGCCGGCTCCTGCAAAACCGGCTCCGGCCAAGGCTGAAGCTGGGACGCCGGAGGTTGAGCGCCGTCGCATGCCGTCACCGCCGCAGGCTGGACCGGGGCCGGCACTGCGCGGCGTGCCCGCCGCAGCGAGTTTACCGCCACCGCCGCGCGTGCCCGAATTGCCCTCGGCACGCCGGGCCCGTTCCGGCAAGACGACGCCGCCGACCCTGCAGCCGGGTACAGGCCATGGCGTTCGGCCGCAACTCGGTCAGGGGTCGGCCCAAGCTATGGAAATTCTGGCGGCCCGACCGTCTGCCGGATCTGGCGCTCCGACGTCACCCAAAGAATCTGACGATTCAGCGCCAATGATACGGCCGCCGAAAATGGAAGCGACAGTGCGCCTGCAGCCGCCGCCGGCCGGGCCTGCTCGCCCTGCGCCGAAACCGGCGAATACGCAGGAACCGCGCGCCGCGAAACCTGTTGAACAACCGTCAGTCCCCCGCCCGCTCTCGCCGCCACCGCCGGCGAATGCCCGGCCGGTCGCGGCCCTCAATATCGCGGACATACAGTCCATTTCGGGACGTCCCCGTGCCAAGCAGTAA
- a CDS encoding HlyD family type I secretion periplasmic adaptor subunit, producing the protein MSNAEDELSDGSELSEAENPKAWRPVVWMGFFILMFFFGGLGLWASLAPLGSGAIAQGQLQVSSNQKTVQHLEGGIIEAINVRDGDLVREGDILIKLDDTRVRVDYELLHKQFLTHLGSKARLVAERDDLAEVNFPSELLSQSADVDVGEVIAGQRRLFETRISARDSQFGLLRRRIQKTREEITALGAQQRADARQYELIQEEIADVRVLYEKGLERKPRLLSLERTAVQLEGSIGNRKALVARAEQTIAETEFQLLNTEERFKTEVETNLRQVQDQMIDLKDRLKGARDALDRTRIRAPQDGRVYGLRFHTVGGVVAPGEPLMGIVPQGDTLVVKARIDPTDIDVVTVGAVASVRLTSFSQRTTQPIDGELVSISADIVQPEQGAPFYEARVVLDLESLAKQPKLELVQGMPATVIISTGDQTLLEYLLAPLVRSFELGLREN; encoded by the coding sequence ATGTCTAATGCCGAAGATGAACTGAGCGATGGTTCTGAGCTTTCGGAGGCTGAAAACCCGAAAGCCTGGCGGCCTGTTGTGTGGATGGGCTTCTTCATTTTGATGTTCTTTTTCGGTGGTCTCGGACTGTGGGCGTCTCTGGCGCCGCTTGGTAGTGGGGCGATTGCGCAGGGGCAGCTTCAGGTTTCGTCAAATCAGAAAACCGTTCAGCATCTCGAAGGTGGGATCATTGAGGCGATCAATGTCAGGGACGGAGACCTGGTTCGCGAAGGTGACATTCTGATCAAGCTGGACGACACGCGGGTTCGGGTTGATTACGAGCTGCTCCACAAACAATTCCTTACACACCTTGGCAGCAAGGCACGGCTTGTGGCCGAGCGGGACGATCTTGCGGAGGTGAATTTCCCGTCCGAGCTCCTGTCGCAGTCGGCGGATGTGGATGTCGGCGAAGTGATTGCCGGTCAGAGGCGCCTTTTCGAGACCCGTATCAGTGCCCGTGACAGCCAGTTCGGGCTGCTTCGCCGCCGCATCCAGAAGACCCGCGAAGAAATCACGGCACTGGGAGCGCAGCAGCGGGCGGATGCTCGGCAGTACGAGTTGATCCAGGAAGAGATCGCGGATGTCCGTGTGCTGTATGAGAAAGGGCTGGAGCGCAAGCCGCGCCTGCTGTCTCTCGAGCGCACGGCGGTACAGCTGGAAGGCAGTATCGGAAACCGCAAGGCGCTGGTCGCGCGGGCCGAGCAGACCATTGCCGAGACCGAGTTCCAGTTGCTGAACACAGAAGAGCGCTTCAAGACCGAGGTGGAGACTAACCTGCGCCAGGTGCAGGATCAGATGATCGATCTGAAGGACCGTCTGAAAGGTGCGCGGGACGCGCTCGACCGGACCCGTATCCGGGCACCGCAGGACGGACGCGTCTATGGCCTTCGGTTCCATACCGTCGGTGGTGTTGTCGCTCCGGGCGAGCCGCTCATGGGCATTGTGCCACAGGGTGACACGCTGGTGGTGAAGGCGCGGATCGATCCGACCGATATTGACGTCGTCACAGTCGGTGCGGTGGCCAGTGTCCGGCTGACGTCTTTCAGTCAGCGCACCACGCAACCGATCGACGGCGAATTGGTGAGTATTTCCGCAGATATCGTGCAGCCCGAGCAGGGGGCTCCCTTCTATGAGGCTCGTGTCGTTCTTGATCTGGAAAGTCTCGCGAAACAGCCGAAACTGGAGCTTGTGCAGGGGATGCCGGCAACCGTGATAATCTCGACCGGCGATCAGACTTTGCTCGAATATCTGCTTGCCCCGCTGGTGCGCAGTTTCGAGCTGGGATTGAGGGAAAATTGA